In Triticum aestivum cultivar Chinese Spring chromosome 5B, IWGSC CS RefSeq v2.1, whole genome shotgun sequence, the following proteins share a genomic window:
- the LOC123114137 gene encoding uncharacterized protein, with the protein MVHTLVFVILLCPLVAVYMGGLVVSAVLSVWRLIQQDYHADGVRNLKKALVVLYSLVLLQVVIFCYKIINGWAKGSIVNAVVDQRGFDKDFRDGISDYIRETMMRCEKDPSLVKGRNLITYAVGLMESKSPDDYISGVRILDAFAKKLEAEVKGVNGEVHYPHKYTGENILKKHLIMSAPSPDILQKLLQTLGRISIYDRETRGRAARVVASIAHDIHLEKYPKAIGYISSLLDTFEEYCIFQPYTGDWLYETYEQDSKQISLSVNQDDIVEQGDYDARVARTYKMLLKAERSDDDLLQGYKTLVEQGLRILQKLAANNDNCRVMFGTPYLLPKIMVPVTSGLLHHRNEDGRMKHIDNAACYSIVEGSMKVIAQLTAATGHIGTKLRDEISCSMELITAMRTILECKECNEMLQKIAIWILTHLHQDENSSPGHEGTQEFITMLVDIMTQDKNYKEATRVVAAKALVALSSGSARIIMGSNNNVIHSLTRLIVEKQRCSQMATEILENLCIHCNDDVQSLKTLKEAMPIVVPKLLEEILFWPTEERHIGGTEVNRLIPEPNVENQCDNSPDNGQANNNSSSAQQQGYSSFRMLSRCVTIWGALISADQDLTHLFTVVPPGGGGISFVMKLKEIVEKHEHHRPVCLRIRKLVCKMVISMMNPKGSYVNDGLTSLMAALSSASDDMFILDGYMVLGQRPVRSLASLVEEARVLVDRNKELFQSQTHVERRRYM; encoded by the exons ATGGTTCATACTCTGGTCTTTGTCATTTTGTTGTGCCCTCTGGTGGCTGTCTACATGGGTGGGTTGGTAGTTTCGGCCGTGCTTTCGGTGTGGCGTCTGATACAACAAGATTACCATGCTGATGGAGTCAGAAACCTGAAGAAGGCGCTGGTTGTCTTGTATTCCCTTGTCCTGCTCCAGGTTGTGATTTTCTGCTACAAGATCATCAATGGTTGGGCAAAGGGGTCTATAGTGAATGCAGTAGTCGACCAAAGAGGCTTTGATAAGGATTTTCGTGATGGGATATCGGATTACATACGTGAAACAATGATGAGATGTGAAAAGGACCCATCATTGGTTAAAGGAAGGAACCTCATCACATATGCTGTGGGCCTGATGGAGTCTAAGTCGCCTGACGACTACATTTCCGGGGTAAGGATCCTGGATGCATTCGCCAAAAAACTGGAGGCAGAAGTGAAAGGGGTCAATGGGGAGGTACACTATCCGCACAAATACACAGGGGAGAATATACTCAAGAAACATCTGATCATGTCTGCACCCTCTCCCGACATACTCCAAAAGCTGCTGCAGACGTTGGGCCGCATAAGCATATATGATAGAGAGACAAGGGGGCGTGCCGCAAGGGTGGTGGCGAGCATTGCTCACGACATCCATTTGGAGAAATATCCAAAGGCAATTGGCTACATATCTTCCCTCCTTGACACATTCGAAGAATACTGTATTTTCCAACCATATACGGGAGACTGGCTatatgaaacatatgaacaagatTCAAAGCAAATATCCTTGTCGGTGAACCAAGATGACATCGTTGAGCAAGGGGACTATGATGCTCGCGTTGCAAGAACCTACAAAATGCTGCTCAAGGCTGAGAGAAGTGACGATGACCTTCTGCAGGGCTACAAAACGCTGGTGGAGCAAGGTCTCCGTATCCTTCAGAAGCTCGCAGCCAACAATGACAACTGCAGAGTCATGTTCGGTACCCCATATCTACTGCCAAAGATTATGGTGCCTGTGACCTCCGGCCTACTCCACCACCGCAATGAGGATGGCCGCATGAAGCACATTGACAATGCTGCATGTTACAGCATAGTAGAAGGTTCAATGAAGGTGATTGCCCAGCTCACGGCTGCTACAGGGCACATAGGCACCAAGCTGCGTGATGAAATCTCATGCAGTATGGAATTGATCACAGCCATGAGGACGATTCTCGAGTGTAAAGAATGCAATGAAATGCTGCAGAAAATAGCTATTTGGATTCTCACGCACCTACACCAGGATGAAAATTCCAGTCCAGGGCATGAAGGGACACAAGAATTCATTACGATGTTGGTTGACATCATGACCCAAGATAAAAATTACAAGGAGGCTACAAGGGTGGTTGCAGCTAAAGCGCTGGTGGCTCTATCATCCGGGAGTGCCAGGATTATCATGGGGTCAAATAACAATGTTATTCACAGTCTGACTAGATTGATTGTTGAAAAACAAAGATGCTCACAAATGGCAACTGAAATCCTGGAAAATTTATGCATTCATTGCAATGATGATGTCCAAAGCCTCAAAACGCTGAAGGAAGCTATGCCCATTGTGGTTCCAAAG CTGCTTGAAGAAATACTTTTTTGGCCAACAGAAGAAAGACATATAGGAGGAACAGAAGTTAATCGGCTGATACCAGAACCCAACGTAGAAAACCAATGTGATAATTCCCCAGACAATGGCCAGGCAAACAACAACTCGTCTTCCGCACAGCAGCAAGGGTACAGCTCGTTTCGCATGTTATCTCGTTGTGTCACAATATGGGGTGCGTTGATAAGTGCAGATCAGGACTTGACACATCTGTTTACGGTAGTCCCCCCCGGAGGCGGTGGAATTAGCTTCGTAATGAAGCTCAAAGAGATCGTTGAAAAACATGAGCACCACAGACCCGTCTGCCTGAGAATAAGGAAGCTTGTCTGTAAGATGGTCATATCTATGATGAATCCCAAAGGCAGCTATGTCAATGATGGGCTGACGAGCTTGATGGCTGCACTGTCCAGTGCTTCAGATGACATGTTTATTCTTGATGGCTACATGGTTTTAGGACAAAGGCCTGTTAGAAGTCTTGCTTCCCTCGTGGAAGAAGCGCGGGTGCTTGTGGACAGAAACAAGGAGCTTTTCCAGAGCCAAACCCATGTGGAAAGGCGCAGGTACATGTGA